The stretch of DNA CCGGCAGTGGAACATCCCATGCTGCCATGGTTGATACCGGCAATTTCGTGTTGGCGAGTCAAAGCACCGAGTACTTATGGCAAAGTTTTGATCATCCCACTGACACAATCTTACCAGGACAAGTTCTAAATCAACCAAGTACTCTTGTTTCTAGATATTTGGAAACAAATTACTGAAGTGGAAGATTTAAGTTTATATTAAAAGATGATGGGAACCTTGCACTTTATACTACACATTATCCGTGGAGctcttcaaattttaattattggaATACACATACTTCTGGCAGTGACTTCTCATTGGTCTTCAAGCAATCTGGGGTTCTTTTCCTTCGGGCAAACAATGGAAGCATAATCAGCATGATATCACCAAATACTGCTTCCACCCAAGATTTCTACCAGAGAGCAGTGCTTGAATATGATGGAGTTTTCAGGCACTATGCCTACCCGAAGAGCAGTAACTCCAATACAAGAAGCTGGAAGATGGCATGGTCAACTGTTTATTACTTACCGCCAAATATCTGCTTGGATATTAGGGAAGATTATGGCAGTGGAGCTTGTGGATTCAACAGTTATTGCACTTTTGATGATGGGAAAAAGAGTTGCCATTGTCCATCTGGATATAGCTTCATTGATCCAGCTGATGTGATGAAAGGATGCAGACCGGACTTTGATTCACAAAGTTGTGATGGATCTTCCCCAGAAACagatctttttgatttctatgAGATGGAAAATACAGACTGGCCTCTGACAGATTATGAATATTTTGAGCAAGCGAATGAGGACTGGTGCAGACAGGATTGCTTGAGTGATTGTTTCTGCGCTCTTGCCATTTTTAGAGGTGCTGGGTGTTGGAAAAAGAAGTTACCCTTCTCCAATGGAAGGAAAGATCCCAGTTTTCAAGCAAAAGC from Arachis duranensis cultivar V14167 chromosome 4, aradu.V14167.gnm2.J7QH, whole genome shotgun sequence encodes:
- the LOC127746532 gene encoding G-type lectin S-receptor-like serine/threonine-protein kinase LECRK3, whose protein sequence is MISPNTASTQDFYQRAVLEYDGVFRHYAYPKSSNSNTRSWKMAWSTVYYLPPNICLDIREDYGSGACGFNSYCTFDDGKKSCHCPSGYSFIDPADVMKGCRPDFDSQSCDGSSPETDLFDFYEMENTDWPLTDYEYFEQANEDWCRQDCLSDCFCALAIFRGAGCWKKKLPFSNGRKDPSFQAKALLKIRKDNSTFKCEGPVRKKDQSKLIIVISVLLSSSVLMNLLLLVAGFSVVYWWRSKSSKANQPSQSIVGTCLRSFTFEELRKATNGFEEVLGQGAFSTV